Proteins from a genomic interval of Myxococcales bacterium:
- a CDS encoding MBL fold metallo-hydrolase, which yields MADRTSELARLHRRVRIRRTPSLLLTWLGRYFVPPRAVAIEPLPAVVAGEVAVTFGGHASALIRYADRTIALDPMLGRWVGGVHRAVAPGLSPTELAATELVLISHGHADHLHPRSLGHVPVTATVVGPSGTAARLGRRFARVIELGDGAAVELEGVRIEACAVAHGGDGPTLAYTIAGDGPRVFACADGAYGPQFEAIGARAQPDIALLPIGGFWPRSFRARHMSPLDALYAFEDLRARVLVPIHHGAFALSYERLGEPVRWLRQLIDERDLAEHVRILAPGQSAVWRGGDRLGRGRRDGDGPAGAERPALLAGPWLDDALVLGADVRA from the coding sequence GTGGCCGATCGCACGTCCGAGCTCGCTCGCCTGCACCGCCGGGTGCGGATCCGGCGCACGCCCAGCCTGCTGCTGACGTGGCTGGGCCGGTACTTCGTGCCGCCGCGCGCGGTCGCGATCGAGCCGCTGCCGGCGGTGGTCGCGGGCGAGGTCGCGGTCACGTTCGGGGGCCACGCCAGCGCCCTCATCCGCTACGCCGACCGCACGATCGCGCTCGATCCGATGCTGGGCCGCTGGGTCGGCGGGGTCCACCGCGCGGTCGCGCCGGGGCTGTCGCCGACCGAGCTGGCCGCGACCGAGCTGGTCTTGATCTCGCACGGCCACGCCGATCACCTGCACCCGCGCAGCCTCGGCCACGTGCCGGTCACCGCGACGGTGGTCGGGCCCAGCGGCACCGCGGCCCGGCTGGGCCGGCGGTTCGCGCGGGTCATCGAGCTGGGCGACGGCGCCGCGGTCGAGCTCGAGGGCGTCCGGATCGAGGCGTGCGCGGTGGCCCACGGCGGCGACGGGCCGACGCTGGCGTACACGATCGCCGGCGACGGGCCGCGGGTGTTCGCGTGCGCCGACGGCGCCTACGGCCCGCAGTTCGAGGCGATCGGCGCGCGGGCCCAGCCCGACATCGCGCTCCTGCCGATCGGCGGGTTCTGGCCGCGCAGCTTCCGCGCCCGCCACATGAGCCCGCTCGACGCGCTCTACGCGTTCGAGGATCTGCGCGCGCGCGTGCTGGTGCCGATCCACCACGGCGCGTTCGCGCTCAGCTACGAGCGCCTCGGCGAGCCGGTGCGCTGGCTGCGGCAGCTGATCGACGAGCGCGACCTGGCCGAGCACGTGCGCATCCTCGCGCCCGGGCAGTCGGCGGTGTGGCGCGGCGGCGATCGGCTCGGGCGCGGCCGCCGCGACGGCGACGGGCCCGCGGGCGCCGAGCGCCCGGCGCTGCTGGCGGGGCCGTGGCTCGACGACGCGCTCGTGCTCGGCGCCGATGTCCGGGCCTGA
- a CDS encoding sigma 54-interacting transcriptional regulator, which produces MARKRLVVFGFLGTSLDAGARDRRWTRWRPTVSLCRQPDLPIDRLELWHGGASGPVLEQVVTDLAEIAPDTQVVPRQLTIRDPWDFEEVFAALHDFARAYPFDREHEDYLVHITTGTHVGQICLFLLVESRHLPARLVQTSPGRSGAGTPIGRHELIDLDLARYAGLAARFQREHATSQALLKDGIATRSPSYNQLIAELEAVAVGGRDPILLLGPTGAGKSRLAQRVYQLKRQRHQLAGPLVEVNCATLRGDGAMSALFGHVKGAFTGAATARAGHVRAADGGALFLDEIGELATSEQALLLHVLETKRWRPVGADDEVASDFVLLAGTNRDLATEGAAGRFRADLLARIDLWTFRLPGLAECRADLAPNLDHELARASAERGRRVTMTADARAQFLAFAESPAATWPGNFRDLAAAVRRMATLAPDGHIDVATAAREVERLRGLWHGRAAAETGVDHVARALGARAEELDAFDRVQLEAVLAVCADAPSLSEAGRRLFAVSRARRTSTNDADRLRKYLARWQLRWEHLARRGELAARRGWTGTPAPGHRGRDVPIEGAVTATSTVRLEIVTLQLSMTRVQLPPPAGQS; this is translated from the coding sequence ATGGCTCGCAAGCGGCTCGTCGTGTTCGGCTTCCTCGGCACCAGCCTCGATGCGGGCGCCCGCGACCGGCGCTGGACCCGCTGGCGGCCGACCGTGTCGCTGTGCCGACAGCCCGATCTGCCGATCGATCGCCTCGAGCTGTGGCACGGCGGCGCCTCCGGGCCGGTGCTCGAGCAGGTCGTCACCGATCTCGCCGAGATCGCGCCCGACACCCAGGTCGTGCCGCGCCAGCTCACGATCCGCGACCCCTGGGACTTCGAGGAGGTGTTCGCGGCGCTGCACGACTTCGCGCGGGCGTACCCGTTCGATCGCGAGCACGAGGACTACCTGGTCCACATCACCACGGGCACCCACGTCGGCCAGATCTGCCTGTTCCTGCTGGTCGAGTCGCGCCACCTGCCCGCGCGCCTGGTCCAGACCAGCCCGGGTCGCAGCGGCGCCGGCACGCCGATCGGCCGGCACGAGCTGATCGATCTCGACCTGGCCCGCTACGCCGGCCTCGCCGCTCGGTTCCAGCGCGAGCACGCCACCAGCCAGGCGCTGCTCAAGGACGGCATCGCGACCCGGTCGCCGAGCTACAACCAGCTCATCGCCGAGCTCGAGGCGGTGGCCGTCGGCGGCCGCGATCCGATCCTGCTCCTGGGGCCGACCGGCGCCGGCAAGTCGCGGCTGGCCCAGCGCGTCTACCAGCTCAAGCGCCAGCGCCATCAGCTGGCCGGGCCCCTGGTCGAGGTCAACTGCGCGACCCTGCGTGGCGACGGCGCGATGAGCGCGCTGTTCGGCCACGTCAAGGGCGCGTTCACCGGCGCCGCCACCGCCCGGGCCGGCCACGTGCGCGCGGCCGACGGCGGCGCGCTGTTCCTCGATGAGATCGGCGAGCTGGCGACGAGCGAGCAAGCGCTGCTGCTCCACGTGCTCGAGACCAAGCGCTGGCGGCCGGTCGGCGCCGACGACGAGGTCGCCAGCGACTTCGTGCTGCTGGCCGGGACCAACCGCGACCTCGCGACCGAGGGGGCGGCCGGGCGGTTCCGCGCCGACCTCCTGGCCCGCATCGATCTGTGGACCTTCCGGCTCCCGGGCCTGGCCGAGTGCCGGGCCGACCTGGCGCCCAACCTCGACCACGAGCTGGCCCGGGCCAGCGCGGAGCGCGGCCGCCGGGTCACGATGACCGCGGACGCGCGCGCGCAGTTCCTCGCGTTCGCCGAGAGCCCGGCCGCCACCTGGCCGGGGAACTTCCGCGACCTCGCGGCCGCGGTCCGGCGGATGGCGACGCTCGCGCCCGATGGTCACATCGACGTCGCCACCGCCGCGCGCGAGGTCGAACGACTCCGCGGCCTGTGGCACGGCCGGGCCGCCGCCGAGACCGGGGTCGACCATGTCGCGCGCGCGCTGGGCGCACGCGCCGAGGAGCTGGACGCCTTCGATCGGGTCCAGCTCGAGGCGGTCCTCGCGGTCTGCGCGGACGCACCGAGCCTGTCGGAGGCGGGACGCCGGCTGTTCGCCGTGTCCCGCGCTCGCCGCACCTCCACCAACGACGCCGACCGGCTCCGGAAGTACCTGGCGCGCTGGCAGCTCCGGTGGGAGCACCTCGCGCGCCGGGGCGAACTAGCGGCGCGGCGCGGGTGGACCGGAACTCCGGCGCCTGGACATCGGGGCCGCGACGTGCCCATCGAAGGCGCGGTCACGGCGACGTCGACCGTCAGGCTGGAGATCGTGACGTTGCAGTTGTCCATGACCAGGGTGCAGTTGCCACCGCCGGCCGGGCAGTCGTAG
- a CDS encoding RNA 3'-terminal phosphate cyclase: protein MLTIDGAHGEGGGQIIRSALALALATGTPFAIERIRAGRAKPGLLRQHLTCVEAARAISGAEVTGARLGSGALTFAPGPLVAGDHRFDVGSAGSTLLVAQAIVPALLADGRAWSLELGGGTHNPAAPSFDFFSRALAPVLARMGAPVTATLDVAGFYPAGGGRVRLAGAAGARLGPLVLEDRGAIHGRQVIATVARVPASVAERELATVTERLGWDRATGVVAEVRSPGPGNVVAIVVEAAHVTEVFTAYGARGIAAETVAAAAARECAAYLATAAPVGEHLADQLLVPMALGGGGRFVTVAPTLHTRTQIDLIRQFLGVEVGAVDRGDGTWLVTVPTR from the coding sequence ATGTTGACCATCGATGGCGCCCACGGTGAGGGCGGCGGCCAGATCATCCGCAGCGCGCTGGCGCTGGCGCTCGCGACCGGCACGCCGTTCGCGATCGAGCGGATCCGCGCGGGCCGCGCCAAGCCGGGCCTCCTGCGCCAGCACCTGACCTGCGTCGAGGCCGCGCGCGCGATCAGCGGCGCCGAGGTCACGGGCGCGCGGCTGGGCTCGGGCGCGCTGACGTTCGCGCCGGGGCCGCTGGTCGCGGGCGATCACCGCTTCGACGTCGGCTCGGCCGGCAGCACGCTCTTGGTGGCGCAGGCGATCGTGCCGGCGCTCCTGGCCGACGGCCGCGCGTGGTCGCTCGAGCTGGGCGGCGGCACCCACAACCCGGCGGCGCCGTCGTTCGACTTCTTCAGCCGCGCGCTGGCGCCAGTGCTGGCGCGCATGGGCGCGCCGGTGACCGCGACCCTGGACGTGGCGGGCTTCTACCCGGCCGGCGGCGGGCGGGTGCGCCTCGCGGGCGCGGCCGGCGCGCGCCTGGGGCCGCTGGTGCTCGAGGACCGCGGCGCGATCCACGGCCGCCAGGTGATCGCGACCGTCGCGCGGGTGCCGGCCTCGGTCGCCGAGCGCGAGCTCGCGACGGTCACCGAGCGGCTCGGCTGGGATCGCGCGACCGGCGTCGTGGCCGAGGTCCGCTCGCCGGGCCCGGGCAACGTCGTCGCGATCGTGGTCGAGGCCGCGCACGTCACCGAGGTGTTCACCGCCTACGGCGCCCGCGGGATCGCGGCCGAGACCGTCGCCGCGGCGGCGGCGCGCGAGTGCGCGGCGTACCTGGCCACCGCGGCGCCGGTGGGCGAGCACCTGGCCGATCAGCTGCTGGTGCCGATGGCGCTGGGCGGCGGCGGCCGCTTCGTCACGGTCGCGCCGACGCTGCACACGCGCACGCAGATCGATCTGATCCGGCAGTTCCTCGGGGTCGAGGTCGGCGCGGTCGATCGCGGCGACGGCACCTGGCTGGTCACGGTGCCGACGCGCTGA
- a CDS encoding universal stress protein: protein MTIVCGTDLSDNANQAVKAAFALARLRGDRELVITHVLDRDADDHDAAAATARDHLASCIAAASTDRVPAARIEMLAGPAVESLVATTETEGGDLLVVSSRGHGDRSLMSLGGTSGGVVSSATIPVLIVRDAAPLEAWAAGRRALRVMIGLDESASCDPAIGQLHRLRALGPVDVVAGHVYYADETARRYGLRTQSMVDADPTLEQFLRRDLERRLGDLPGAGTVEFRFRAGLGRIGDHLLEIADAAKVDLIVVGTRQKGGIGRLSSVSSVLIHDAKQSVWCVPTNSQLGVAVVPRFKTVVVATDLSEFGNHAVPYAFTLVGARGGDVHLVHVRDEEHEGRDPAETERELLALTPPGQAGVTVHAHVIAGDDAAVTIGEAAERLGADVVVIASRARSGLSRVLLGSVADKVLRTCRRPVLILRPPTE, encoded by the coding sequence ATGACCATCGTCTGTGGCACCGATCTATCCGACAACGCGAACCAGGCGGTGAAGGCGGCGTTCGCCTTGGCGCGGCTCCGGGGCGATCGCGAGCTCGTGATCACCCACGTGCTCGACCGCGACGCCGACGACCACGACGCCGCGGCCGCGACCGCCCGCGATCACCTCGCCAGCTGCATCGCGGCCGCGTCGACCGACCGGGTGCCGGCGGCGCGCATCGAGATGCTCGCCGGCCCCGCGGTCGAGTCCCTGGTGGCCACCACCGAGACCGAGGGCGGCGACCTGCTGGTGGTGTCCTCGCGCGGCCACGGCGATCGCTCGCTGATGTCGCTGGGCGGCACCTCGGGCGGGGTCGTGTCGTCGGCGACGATCCCGGTGCTGATCGTGCGCGACGCCGCGCCGCTCGAGGCCTGGGCGGCCGGGCGACGCGCGCTGCGCGTGATGATCGGCCTCGACGAGTCGGCCAGCTGCGATCCGGCGATCGGCCAGCTCCACCGCCTGCGCGCGCTCGGACCGGTCGACGTGGTCGCCGGGCACGTCTACTACGCCGACGAGACCGCCCGCCGCTACGGCCTGCGGACCCAGTCGATGGTCGACGCCGATCCGACGCTCGAGCAGTTCCTGCGGCGCGACCTCGAGCGGCGCCTGGGCGACCTGCCCGGCGCCGGCACGGTCGAGTTTCGGTTCCGCGCCGGGCTCGGGCGCATCGGCGATCACCTGCTCGAGATCGCCGACGCCGCCAAGGTCGACCTGATCGTGGTCGGCACCCGCCAGAAGGGCGGCATCGGCCGGCTGTCGTCGGTGTCGTCGGTGCTGATCCACGACGCCAAGCAGTCGGTCTGGTGCGTGCCGACCAACAGCCAGCTCGGCGTCGCGGTGGTGCCGCGCTTCAAGACCGTCGTGGTCGCGACCGATCTGTCGGAGTTCGGCAACCACGCCGTGCCGTACGCGTTCACGCTCGTCGGCGCCCGCGGCGGCGACGTCCACCTGGTCCACGTCCGCGACGAGGAGCACGAGGGCCGCGATCCAGCCGAGACCGAGCGGGAGCTGCTGGCGCTGACGCCGCCGGGTCAGGCCGGCGTGACCGTGCACGCGCACGTGATCGCCGGCGACGACGCCGCGGTCACGATCGGCGAGGCCGCGGAGCGCCTGGGCGCCGACGTGGTCGTGATCGCGTCGCGGGCGCGCTCGGGGCTCTCGCGCGTGCTCCTGGGCTCGGTCGCCGACAAGGTGCTGCGCACGTGCCGGCGCCCGGTCCTGATCCTGCGGCCGCCGACCGAGTAG
- a CDS encoding polysaccharide deacetylase family protein, with translation MEPLVSVSVDLDPIPCYYRIHALGEPPDELRDAVLTQALPRLAALFARHGLRATWFVVGEDLDPAAVGPARAAAARALLAARVAAGDELGNHSEHHRYDLARAPAAEVAEEIGACDARLRALTGAPIAGFRAPGYDLSPTMLAELAARGYRYDSSIFPAPGYYAAKLAVMTGLRVLGRPSGAVVTDPRALIAPTDPYRPAMTAPWCRGQAPVVELPIAVTPWARVPAIGTSLLLAPPWLRRRFLAAMRGRAFFNLELHGIDLCDAEQDGIPGELVARQPDLRRTLAEKTATLDAILAELVATRAPATLAEVAASVQRGA, from the coding sequence ATGGAACCGCTGGTCTCGGTCTCGGTCGATCTCGATCCGATCCCCTGCTACTACCGCATCCACGCGCTGGGCGAGCCGCCCGACGAGCTGCGCGACGCGGTCCTGACCCAGGCGCTGCCGCGGCTGGCGGCGCTGTTCGCGCGCCACGGGCTGCGCGCGACCTGGTTCGTCGTCGGCGAGGATCTCGACCCGGCCGCGGTCGGCCCGGCCCGGGCCGCGGCGGCGCGGGCGCTCCTGGCCGCGCGCGTGGCGGCCGGCGACGAGCTCGGCAACCACTCCGAGCACCACCGCTACGATCTGGCGCGGGCGCCGGCGGCCGAGGTCGCCGAGGAGATCGGCGCGTGCGACGCGCGCCTGCGGGCGCTGACCGGCGCGCCGATCGCCGGCTTCCGGGCGCCGGGCTACGACCTGTCGCCGACGATGCTGGCCGAGCTGGCGGCGCGCGGCTACCGCTACGACTCGTCGATCTTCCCCGCGCCCGGCTACTACGCGGCCAAGCTGGCGGTGATGACGGGCCTGCGGGTGCTCGGTCGACCCAGCGGCGCGGTCGTGACCGATCCGCGGGCGCTGATCGCCCCGACCGATCCCTACCGCCCGGCGATGACGGCGCCGTGGTGCCGCGGCCAGGCGCCGGTGGTCGAGCTGCCGATCGCGGTGACGCCGTGGGCGCGGGTGCCGGCGATCGGCACGTCGCTGCTGCTGGCGCCGCCGTGGCTGCGGCGCCGCTTCCTCGCGGCGATGCGCGGGCGGGCGTTCTTCAACCTCGAGCTGCACGGCATCGACCTGTGCGACGCCGAGCAGGACGGCATCCCCGGCGAGCTGGTCGCGCGCCAGCCCGACCTGCGCCGCACGCTGGCCGAGAAGACCGCGACGCTCGACGCGATCCTCGCCGAGCTGGTCGCGACGCGCGCGCCGGCCACGCTGGCCGAGGTCGCGGCCTCGGTCCAGCGCGGTGCGTGA
- a CDS encoding glycosyltransferase family 2 protein, with the protein MADPGPDVSIVIPIYNEEGILREAVTELRKGLAAVREDLGAPDLTVEIILAENGSRDRTVDLANGLAAELPDVRTFSLGEPNYGKALRRGIEEARGELVICDEIDLCDTDFYRRALALLRARGCDMVVGSKAMRGAKDRRPLLRRVATRVINNMLRVTLDFHGTDTHGLKAFRRAALEDIVAACVIDKDLFSSELVIRAGRADVSIIEIPLRIEEKRPPAINLVKRVPGVMRGLVKLTRVIRFGGEP; encoded by the coding sequence ATGGCCGACCCGGGCCCCGACGTCTCGATCGTCATCCCGATCTACAACGAAGAAGGCATCCTGCGCGAGGCCGTGACCGAGCTGCGCAAGGGCCTGGCCGCGGTGCGCGAGGATCTCGGCGCGCCCGACCTGACCGTCGAGATCATCCTGGCCGAGAACGGCTCGCGCGATCGCACGGTCGACCTGGCCAACGGCCTGGCCGCCGAGCTGCCCGACGTGCGCACCTTCTCGCTGGGCGAGCCCAACTACGGCAAGGCGCTGCGCCGCGGCATCGAAGAGGCGCGCGGCGAGCTGGTGATCTGCGACGAGATCGACCTGTGCGACACCGACTTCTACCGGCGCGCGCTGGCGCTCCTGCGCGCGCGCGGCTGCGACATGGTGGTCGGCTCGAAGGCGATGCGCGGCGCCAAGGATCGCCGGCCGCTGCTGCGCCGGGTCGCGACCCGCGTCATCAACAACATGCTGCGCGTGACCCTCGACTTCCACGGCACCGACACCCACGGCCTCAAGGCGTTCCGGCGCGCGGCGCTCGAGGACATCGTGGCCGCGTGCGTGATCGACAAGGATCTGTTCTCGTCCGAGCTGGTCATCCGCGCCGGCCGCGCCGACGTGTCGATCATCGAGATCCCGCTGCGGATCGAGGAGAAGCGCCCGCCGGCGATCAACCTGGTCAAGCGGGTGCCGGGCGTGATGAGGGGCCTGGTCAAGCTGACCCGGGTCATCCGGTTCGGCGGCGAGCCGTAG
- a CDS encoding RtcB family protein, which translates to MNVPGGVPVKSWTRGVPFEAEAKAQLTRVASLPFIHKWVAVMPDVHSGKGATIGSVIATKGAIIPAAVGVDIGCGMIAVRTSLTASDLPDDLAPMRSAIEAAVPHGRTANGGPGDRGAWHDLPTAQAEAWAALAPGFAAIVEKHAKIGRGVAPQHLGTLGTGNHFIEICLDELDQVWVMLHSGSRGVGNRVGSYFIELAKRDMRQWFVNLPDDDLAYLPEGTEHFVDYVRAVSWAQDYARVNRTLMLAAVLAAVRGLGALPAFTVDAEAVNCHHNYVATERHFGANVLVTRKGAVRAGLGELGIIPGSMGAKSFIVRGKGNPESFCSCSHGAGRAMSRTEAKRRFSVADHELATAGIECRKDADVVDETPAAYKAIDAVMAAQADLVEVVATLRQVVCVKG; encoded by the coding sequence ATGAACGTCCCCGGTGGCGTGCCGGTCAAGTCGTGGACCCGGGGCGTCCCGTTCGAGGCCGAGGCCAAGGCCCAGCTGACGCGGGTCGCGAGCCTGCCGTTCATCCACAAGTGGGTGGCGGTGATGCCCGACGTGCACTCGGGCAAGGGCGCCACGATCGGCAGCGTGATCGCGACCAAGGGCGCGATCATCCCGGCCGCGGTCGGCGTCGACATCGGCTGCGGCATGATCGCGGTGCGCACGTCGCTGACGGCGTCGGACCTGCCCGACGATCTGGCGCCGATGCGGTCGGCGATCGAGGCGGCGGTGCCGCACGGCCGCACGGCCAACGGCGGCCCCGGCGATCGCGGCGCGTGGCACGACCTGCCGACGGCGCAGGCCGAGGCGTGGGCGGCGCTGGCCCCGGGCTTCGCGGCCATCGTCGAGAAGCACGCCAAGATCGGCCGCGGCGTGGCCCCGCAGCACCTCGGCACGCTCGGCACCGGCAACCACTTCATCGAGATCTGCCTCGACGAGCTCGATCAGGTCTGGGTGATGCTGCACTCCGGCTCGCGCGGCGTCGGCAACCGCGTCGGCAGCTACTTCATCGAGCTCGCGAAGCGCGACATGCGCCAGTGGTTCGTGAACCTGCCCGACGATGATCTCGCGTACCTGCCCGAGGGCACCGAGCACTTCGTGGACTACGTCCGCGCGGTGTCGTGGGCCCAGGACTACGCGCGGGTGAACCGGACGCTGATGCTCGCGGCCGTGCTCGCGGCGGTCCGCGGCCTGGGCGCGCTGCCGGCCTTCACCGTCGACGCCGAGGCGGTCAACTGCCACCACAACTACGTCGCGACCGAGCGGCACTTCGGCGCCAACGTGCTCGTGACCCGCAAGGGCGCGGTGCGCGCGGGCCTGGGTGAGCTCGGCATCATCCCGGGCTCGATGGGCGCCAAGAGCTTCATCGTGCGCGGCAAGGGCAACCCCGAGAGCTTCTGCTCGTGCAGCCACGGCGCCGGCCGGGCCATGTCGCGGACCGAGGCGAAGCGGCGGTTCTCGGTCGCCGATCACGAGCTGGCCACGGCGGGCATCGAGTGCCGCAAGGACGCCGACGTCGTGGACGAGACGCCGGCGGCGTACAAGGCGATCGACGCGGTGATGGCGGCGCAGGCCGACCTGGTCGAGGTGGTGGCGACGCTGCGGCAGGTGGTGTGCGTGAAGGGGTAG
- a CDS encoding PilZ domain-containing protein encodes MVRRATARSGLERRSSTRIEVLIDVLVDPRCDGTYLFARATSVSADGLFVRCAEPEPVGTALRLRIVDDDDTTIELEGEVAWRNPAGLGAIDPGMGVRFVGASTAARRRLMALIGRIAYLDEAVPAQAE; translated from the coding sequence ATGGTCCGCCGCGCCACCGCCAGGTCGGGCCTCGAGCGCCGCTCGTCGACCCGCATCGAGGTGCTGATCGACGTGCTGGTCGACCCGCGCTGCGACGGCACGTACCTGTTCGCGCGCGCGACCTCGGTCAGCGCCGACGGCCTGTTCGTCCGCTGCGCCGAGCCCGAGCCGGTCGGCACCGCGCTGCGGCTGCGGATCGTCGACGACGACGACACCACGATCGAGCTGGAGGGCGAGGTCGCGTGGCGCAACCCCGCCGGCCTCGGCGCGATCGACCCCGGCATGGGCGTCCGCTTCGTCGGCGCGTCCACCGCGGCCCGCCGCCGCCTGATGGCGCTGATCGGCCGCATTGCGTACCTGGACGAGGCCGTGCCGGCGCAGGCGGAGTAG
- a CDS encoding MFS transporter, whose amino-acid sequence MSGPDADARRVWTPAMVRVMVTLLLGAGVANLFVIAPRFLGAAGYDKREIGVVMGAFNLASLAMSPVVAALTTRLGYARVIGGGCVLAALGAGLFASADAMIGYAAARAIQGAGMACLMIGAAAYVAESAPVDRLGQALGAAGVLTLVAMALGPVLAQLLHDHLGWPWVWRAGIISGAAGWLVATTLPPAAAQPAPARGATRPAWAALIATALAGVGFGSIWTFVADYGPRVGVPTVTPFFSAYVVAAVTARLALGTLSDRLGRRAVAAPALIGHGAALVGMAFLGARWHLIAIGGLYGLCHGVYYPTLQALVVERAGGRKSAAIAWSTFAFGVGLVTAAFGLGPVARAWGYPAIYWIAAGAGAVAAAVLATSPDRR is encoded by the coding sequence ATGTCCGGGCCTGACGCCGACGCGCGCCGGGTCTGGACCCCGGCGATGGTGCGGGTGATGGTGACGCTCTTGCTCGGCGCGGGCGTCGCCAACCTGTTCGTGATCGCGCCGCGCTTCCTCGGCGCGGCCGGCTACGACAAGCGCGAGATCGGCGTGGTCATGGGGGCGTTCAACCTGGCGTCCTTGGCGATGTCGCCGGTGGTCGCGGCGCTGACCACCCGGCTGGGCTACGCGCGCGTCATCGGCGGCGGCTGCGTGCTCGCGGCGCTGGGCGCCGGGCTGTTCGCCAGCGCCGACGCGATGATCGGCTACGCCGCGGCCCGGGCCATCCAGGGCGCGGGCATGGCGTGCCTGATGATCGGCGCGGCCGCGTACGTGGCCGAGTCGGCGCCGGTCGATCGCCTGGGCCAGGCCCTGGGCGCGGCCGGGGTGCTGACGCTGGTGGCGATGGCGCTCGGGCCGGTGCTGGCCCAGCTGCTCCACGATCACCTGGGCTGGCCGTGGGTGTGGCGGGCCGGGATCATCAGCGGCGCGGCCGGGTGGCTGGTCGCGACCACGCTGCCGCCAGCGGCGGCGCAGCCCGCGCCCGCGCGCGGCGCGACCCGGCCGGCGTGGGCGGCCTTGATCGCCACCGCGCTGGCCGGCGTGGGCTTCGGCTCGATCTGGACGTTCGTCGCCGACTACGGCCCCCGGGTCGGCGTGCCGACGGTGACGCCGTTCTTCAGCGCCTACGTCGTGGCCGCGGTGACGGCCCGGCTCGCGCTGGGCACCCTGTCGGATCGCCTGGGCCGACGCGCGGTCGCCGCGCCGGCGCTGATCGGCCACGGCGCCGCGCTGGTCGGCATGGCGTTCCTCGGCGCCCGCTGGCACCTGATCGCGATCGGCGGGCTCTACGGCCTGTGCCACGGCGTCTACTACCCGACGCTGCAGGCGCTGGTGGTCGAGCGCGCGGGCGGGCGCAAGAGCGCGGCGATCGCGTGGTCGACGTTCGCGTTCGGCGTCGGCCTGGTGACCGCGGCGTTCGGGCTCGGGCCGGTGGCGCGCGCGTGGGGCTACCCGGCGATCTACTGGATCGCGGCCGGGGCCGGCGCGGTCGCCGCGGCGGTGCTCGCGACGTCGCCCGATCGGCGCTGA